In the genome of Aphis gossypii isolate Hap1 unplaced genomic scaffold, ASM2018417v2 Contig00118, whole genome shotgun sequence, one region contains:
- the LOC126553276 gene encoding zinc finger BED domain-containing protein 5-like, producing MDRWLKGGHFNKKPVTEESLSTQSVEGRINDENGSQVVHHCNSNANGFINPIKKRKYNESYLEIGFSETNDCQPQCVICLKNHPDYEGKKTDYFKRKRTELLAVQNKIKTHVQTDNENALRASYMVRYRIAQKGEAHTIAETLIKPCLIDIATCMLEEKFAKQLSTIPLSNNTVARRIADLATNVEQTLVSIIKYRKFALQMDKSTDVAGLAILLVFVRYENIHSFEEDLLFCRPLLSNTTGVQIFG from the exons atggacCGTTGGTTGAAAGGTGGACATTTTAATAAGAAGCCTGTTACAGAGGAATCTCTTAGTACTCAGTCCGTAGAAGGCAGAATCAATGACGAAAATGGTAGTCAAGTAGTTCATCATTGTAATTCAAATGCAAATGGCTTCATAAATCCGATCAAAAAACGTAAATACAACGAAAGTTATTTAGAGATAGGGTTCTCAGAAACTAATGATTGCCAGCCACAGTGCGTTATTTGTTTGAAA AACCATCCGGATTATGAAGGTAAAAAGACTGACTATTTTAAACGAAAGCGCACTGAACTATTGGctgttcaaaacaaaataaaaacacacgtTCAAACTGACAACGAAAATGCATTGAGAGCTTCTTATATGGTGAGATACCGCATTGCTCAAAAAGGTGAAGCTCATACTATTGCTGAAACGCTTATAAAACCATGTCTTATTGATATAGCAACTTGTATGCTTGAAGAAAAATTTGCCAAACAGTTGTCAACAATTCCTTTGTCAAACAATACTGTTGCGCGACGAATAGCAGATTTAGCTACAAATGTAGAACAAACACTTGtctctattattaaatacagaaAATTTGCTCTACAAATGGACAAATCAACTGATGTGGCAGGTCTAGCTATTTTGTTGGTGTTTGTTCGTTACGAAAATATTCATTCTTTTGAAGAGGACCTTTTATTTTGTCGACCACTTTTATCAAATACGACGGGGGTCCAAATTTTCGGATAA
- the LOC126553277 gene encoding zinc finger BED domain-containing protein 5-like, which translates to MDIFITRTSKLIESSTSTSGTSKQSKDSPSTSGTLKMSGNSPSTARPSKQSKGKCRLYDESYISIGFTWCGPEDELIPECIICGKTFTNESMVPNKLNRHFIKQHFHLKCKDIHYFKKLLSSQKKEAIKFTKKVKTSERALEATFVVSQMIANNMKAHTIGENLIKPACEEMVRIMIGDEAAFEIDKIPMSNDTITRRINDMSVDIKQHTVEKMKLSRFTLQVDDSTVSDGKCYMIGFVRFVVGYDIINQFLCLKELKSSTRGKDIFETINVFFENNGISWSDCVGICTYGAPSMTGISRVCYTR; encoded by the coding sequence atggatatatttattacaaggaCCTCGAAACTGATTGAAAGCTCAACATCAACTTCTGGAACTTCAAAACAGAGTAAAGACTCACCATCAACTTCCGGGACTTTAAAAATGAGTGGGAATTCACCATCAACTGCTCGGCCGTCAAAACAGAGTAAAGGTAAGTGTCGGTTGTACGATGAATCTTATATATCCATTGGTTTCACATGGTGTGGTCCAGAAGATGAACTTATTCCCGAGTGTATCATATGTGGAAAAACATTTACCAACGAATCGATGGTGCCCAACAAATTAAacagacattttattaaacaacattttcaCTTGAAGTGCAAAGATATTCactatttcaaaaaacttttaagtagCCAAAAAAAGGAAGCAATCAAGTtcacaaaaaaagttaaaacttctGAGAGGGCTCTCGAAGCTACTTTTGTTGTTTCCCAAATGATTGCTAACAACATGAAAGCGCATACCATTGgagaaaatttaatcaaacctGCGTGTGAGGAAATGGTGCGAATAATGATTGGAGATGAAGCGGCTTTTGAAATAGATAAGATACCGATGTCTAATGACACTATTACTCGTCGCATAAATGATATGTCCGTAGATATAAAACAGCACACCGTAGAAAAGATGAAACTTTCTCGGTTCACACTTCAAGTTGACGATTCAACTGTTAGCGACGGAAAATGTTACATGATAGGATTTGTTCGTTTTGTTGTTggttacgatattataaaccaGTTTTTGTGTTTGAAAGAGTTAAAATCAAGTACAAGAGGCAAAGACATTTTTGAAacaatcaatgttttttttgaaaataatggaatatcATGGAGTGACTGTGTTGGAATTTGCACTTATGGAGCTCCAAGTATGACAGGAATATCAAGGGTTTGTTACACtcgctaa
- the LOC126553273 gene encoding zinc finger BED domain-containing protein 5-like, with product MQAFLEENDEQASTNIVNEIIEHLKQLKNSFEQYFPADREVLLKDHELVLNPFSVCMKPSSLSSSDYERLIALTSDLTLKSYFNSNSYAEFWLSLKDKSYEGLSEKAKTLFLPFATIYLCESGFSSYAATKTKYRNRLNVEPVLRLQLSKIKPDIAKLCQNKQPYTSH from the coding sequence ATGCAAGCCTTTTTGGAAGAAAATGATGAGCAGGCTTCTACTAATATTGTCAACGAGATTATTGAGCACCTCAAACAGctaaaaaattcttttgaGCAATATTTTCCTGCAGATCGGGAAGTATTGTTGAAAGACCATGAATTGGTACTGAATCCATTCTCAGTTTGTATGAAACCTTCAAGCTTATCTTCAAGTGATTACGAAAGGTTGATCGCTTTAACTTCTGACTTAACATTAAAATCTTACTTCAACAGCAATTCGTATGCCGAATTTTGGTTAAGTTTGAAAGACAAAAGTTATGAAGGTTTAAGCGAGAAAGCGAAAACACTATTTTTACCCTTTGCCACTATTTACTTATGCGAGTCAGGATTTTCGTCATACGCTGCAACTAAAACCAAATACCGCAACCGCCTCAATGTTGAACCTGTTCTCCGACtccaattatcaaaaataaaacctgACATTGCAAAACTGTGCCAAAATAAGCAGCCATATACatcacattaa